In a single window of the Drosophila subpulchrella strain 33 F10 #4 breed RU33 chromosome X, RU_Dsub_v1.1 Primary Assembly, whole genome shotgun sequence genome:
- the LOC119557052 gene encoding histone-lysine N-methyltransferase 2D has translation MKRTKDEDKEEAPAQPAAHNSSAGSNGHEATSPVATTASAATSSAAVSDASIPGASVRTTGRVKKPKQVYDPSDNYVSRASSNRNSLGATGASSAAAAAAASTGNVQSPPANATAKETSDSQESTPSPAVSEQQAAQNRNFDTCQKCGKSEPKRGSGHKSNFLTCKGCMQKWHFPCLPINFQNQSTARKKYKCEKCRYCQVCNVRGRDLPICSVCVEAYHADCNDPTIKQFKVVDTNPKWKCFRCEASNSGNNTSPSSEEQTGGRKSNASRDDPPVVPRKSNAGRKKRVQSDPTGQEKPAKIEKLGKRSPLLKADEKKDKKEEKKEAKKEELREQPAEVKLEKIEKEETVDIEPVQTEIHDQPEQSQESSPARLTPPPPPPPPATAESPVDIKDQPVATWSVEQVVGFVAQHYPKEANVFRYQDIDGASLLLLTRQDVMNGFGLKLGPALRVFELVMSLQSRSDDVRLAWFE, from the exons ATGAAGCGAACCAAGGACGAGGACAAGGAGGAGGCGCCGGCCCAACCGGCGGCGCACAACAGCAGTGCCGGCAGCAACGGCCACGAGGCCACATCTCCCGTGGCCACCACTGCATCGGCGGCCACTTCATCCGCAGCCGTTTCGGATGCTTCGATACCAGGAGCCTCCGTTCGCACGACGGGCCGCGTCAAG AAACCCAAGCAGGTTTACGATCCCTCGGACAACTATGTGTCCCGGGCCAGCAGCAATCGCAATTCCCTCGGCGCAACAGGGGCATCTTcagccgctgctgctgctgctgcgtcCACCGGCAATGTCCAGTCACCACCTGCCAATGCAACTGCCAAGGAGACCAGCGATTCGCAGGAGTCCACACCTAGTCCGGCCGTTTCGGAGCAGCAGGCGGCGCAGAATCGCAACTTCGACACGTGCCAGAAGTGTGGCAAAAGTGAACCCAAACGCGGCTCCGGTCACAAGAGCAACTTCCTCACCTGCAAAGGATGCATGCAGAAAT GGCACTTTCCGTGTTTGCCGATCAATTTCCAGAACCAGAGCACGGCCCGCAAGAAGTACAAGTGCGAAAAGTGTCGCTACTGCCAGGTGTGCAACGTTAGGGGTCGGGATCTGCCCATTTGCAGTGTGTGCGTGGAGGCCTACCATGCGGACTGCAATGATCCCACCATCAAGCAATTCAAAGTCGTCGATACCAATCCCAAGTGGAAGTGTTTCCGATGCGAGGCGAGTAATAGTGGCAATAACACCAGCCCATCCAGCGAGGAGCAGACGGGGGGCAGGAAGTCTAACGCAAGCCGCGACGACCCTCCAGTTGTGCCCAGGAAATCGAATGCCGGCAGGAAAAAGCGTGTCCAATCCGATCCCACTGGTCAAGAGAAGCCAGCGAAGATTGAAAAGCTGGGGAAACGCAGTCCACTGCTGAAAGCGGACGAGAAAAAAGACAAGAAGGAGGAAAAGAAGGAGGCCAAAAAGGAGGAGCTGCGCGAACAACCAGCTGAGGTCAAGCTGGAGAAGATAGAGAAGGAGGAGACGGTGGATATTGAGCCTGTACAGACGGAGATTCATGACCAGCCGGAGCAAAGTCAGGAATCGTCTCCCGCACGTTTGACGCCACCTCCACCGCCACCGCCACCTGCAACTGCAGAAAGCCCTGTGGACATAAAGGACCAGCCGGTAGCCACCTGGTCCGTGGAACAGGTTGTCGGCTTTGTTGCCCAGCACTATCCAAAGGAGGCGAACGTGTTCCGATACCAGGACATCGATGGCGCCTCCCTGCTGCTGCTCACCCGCCAGGATGTGATGAACGGATTCGGCCTGAAGCTGGGCCCGGCGCTGCGCGTCTTCGAACTGGTGATGTCCCTGCAGAGTCGCTCTGATGACGTGAGACTCGCCTGGTTCGAGTAA